The Polyangium aurulentum genomic interval GACATCATGCAGCGGCGCGGCGGGGTCGGCCTCGAGCATGGAGACGTAGGCGCGCGCCAGATCTTCGAGGGCCGCGGGGCTGCGCGCGGACAGCGGGAGGAGGTGGACGCGGCTCTGGGCAGCCCGGGACCCGGCCTCCTCGACCGCCGTCTTCTGCGGGGCCTCTTCGAGGATGACGTGGGCGTTGGTGCCATTGAGGCCGAATGCGCTCACGGCACCGAGGCGGCTCCCCTCGCCCCTCGGCCAGGGACGCAGCTCGGTCGGGAGCCAAAAAGGCGTGCCGTCGAGGCTGATGTGGGGATTGAGCCTCGTGAAATGGAGATTCGGGGCGATGGCCTCGTGCTCGAGCGAGAGGACGACCTTGATGAAGCCCGCGATACCGGCAGCCCCCTCGAGGTGGCCCATATTCGTCTTGAGCGCGCCGATCGCGCAAGGACCGCCGGAGCGCGGCGCCCCATAGACCGCCTTCAGCGCGTCGATTTCGATCGGATCCCCGAGCGCCGTGCCGGTCCCGTGCGCCTCGACGTAGCTCACTTGCGCGGGATCGACGCCTGCAGCCGCGACGGCCTTGCGGATCACGGCCTGCTGGGCGAGGACGTTGGGCGAGGTGAACGAGGTGCTGGCCCCGTCCTGATTGACGGCCGTGCCGCGGATGATCGCTCGGATGGGATCGCCTGCGGCGAGCGCATCGGACAGGCGCTTGAGGATGACGACGCCGCACCCCTCCCCGCGCGCCATCCCGTCGGCCCGCGCGTCGAAGGTCTTGCACCGCCCGTCCGGCGCGAGCGCCTGGATCTTGGTGAGTGATATGGTGGAGACCGGCGAGAGGATCAAATTGACGCCGCCCACGACGGCCAGGGAGCTCTCGCCGCTGCGCAGGCTGTGACAGGCGAGGTGGATGGCCGTCAGCGAGGAAGAGCAGGCCGTGTCGACGGCGATCGAGGGGCCCCGCAGGTCGAGCAGGTAGGAGAGCCGGCCGGCGATCGCGCAGCCCGAGCCCGAGCTGCCATACACGTCGATACGCTCCGGGTCTGCTTGCTGCAGGATTGCATAGTCGGAGCCGAACGCGCCCACGAAGACGCCGGTCGTGCTGCCGCGCAGTCGATCGATCGCCTGTCCGGCGTCCTCCAGAGCCTCCCAGGCCACCTCGAGGAAGAGGCGCTGCTGGGGGTCCATGGCCGCGCATTCACGCGGCGAGATACCGAAAAAGTAGGGGTCGAATCGATCGACGCCCTCGATGAAGCCACCCCAGCGGGTGTTCATCTTGCCAGGCGCCCGGGGATCGGGGTGGTAGTATTCGTCGATGTCCCACCTGTCCGGTGGCACCTCGCGAATGGCGTCGACGCCGTCGCGCAAGAGCCGCCAGAAGGACGCGGCGTCGACCACACACCCCGGGAAGCGGCAGCCCACGCCAATGACGGCAATGGGCTCCTTCTGCGCGCGCTCCGCGGCGTCGAGCCTGGATTGCAGCGCTTTGAGCTCTACGGCCGCCTGGCGGAGGAGCGCCGCCGGGCCGCTGCGTGTCGGTTCGCTCATTGACGGTCCTCCGAAGCCTGCTCGATCTCGACGCGCATGTACGCTGGCAGGGGCTGGATGTGGGAAAGGTCATTCTCGAGGATCGAGCGGGCGCCGTCCCGCTCCACCTCGCGAAAACCCGCGAACTTGTAGGTGACGTACATCATCCGGTTCCTGTCGGTCGCGACGAACTCGGCGCGGAGCCGGACGCCCGCGTCCCTGGCCTTCGTGAGCACGTGATTGAGCATGATCGTGCCGACGCCACGGGACATGACCCGGCAGGACATGAGAAGCAGCTTGAGCGTCCAGACGTCCGGGCGGCGCTCGACGAGCGCGAGGCCGATCTTGCCGTACGTGCCGTATCTGTCCTCGAGGGAGCTGATGAGCAGGTCGTGATCGGGCGAGCGACGGAAGCCGTCGAGCTCATCGTACGAATAGGTGTATCCCGTGGCGTTGAGCTGATTCGTGCGCAGCGTCAGCTCCTCTGCGCGCTTGAGGTCCTCCTCTTTGGCCTCGGCGATGGTAAAACGCATGTCGAGCGAGGCGAGGAACTCCTCCGGCGTCCCACGATGCTCGTCTTCGGCGTGCTTGCGCGCCATGTCGCTCAGGTACATCCGGCGCCGCATCCGGGAGTCCTCGGTGATGAAGCGCGGCATCATCTGGGGCATGCTGGGGATGCGCTCGACGTCCGCCGCGTCGATGCACAGGATGTTCGGCAGTGAATGCCGGACCTCGTCGCGCTCGAAGGGCTGATCGTCGACGAAGGCAATGGTGTCGACGCCAATATTGATGGCCTTGGCGATGGCCTCGACGGAGGATGCCTTCGAGCCCCAGTGGATCTGGGGGTACAGGAAGTAATCCGACAAGCCGAGCGCGCGGAGCTTCGCCATGGCGGTGTCGTGATCGTTCCTGCTGGCGATCGAGCTGAGGATCCCGCGCGCATCCAGCGTCTTGATGACCTCGGCTGCGGCGGCCCGCAGGCGGACCTCCCCGTCCTCGAGCAAGACGCCGTCCCACAGCGTATTGTCGAGGTCCCAGACGACGCACTTGATGATCTTCTTCTCGTCCTCGACGACCGTTCGACCGTTCGCGTCAACCTGGCTCATGCTTCCACCCTGCCCTCGTGCGCTCGCGCCCGTCATCGCGCGTTGCGCGGGATCCCGCGGTATTCCTGATAAGCATACTCGGCGATGGTGATCTGTTGTATCTGCGAGCTGCCCTCGATGATCTCGGTGACCTTCGCGTCCCCCAGGTAGCGCTGCACGGGGTATTCGCTGCTACAGCCATTGGCGCCGTGGATCTGGACGGCGTTGCTCGCGGCCCGGGCCGCGGCGGTCGAGGCGAAGTATTTCGCCATCGAGGTGGCCGCGATCGCTGCGGGGTCTTTCGCGTCGCGCAGCCGCCCAGCCTCCAAGCAGAGCAGCCTGGCGGCCGAGAGCTCCGTCGCCATGTCGGTGATCATGCGCCGCACGAGCTGGTGCTGTTTGAGCGGGACGCCGAATTGCATGCGCTCGCTGGTATAGGCGACGCATGCCTCCAGGCAGGCTTCCAGCACGCCCACACACCCCCACGCGACGGTGTAGCGACCCGAGTCCAGCGCCG includes:
- a CDS encoding HAD-IIIC family phosphatase, giving the protein MSQVDANGRTVVEDEKKIIKCVVWDLDNTLWDGVLLEDGEVRLRAAAAEVIKTLDARGILSSIASRNDHDTAMAKLRALGLSDYFLYPQIHWGSKASSVEAIAKAINIGVDTIAFVDDQPFERDEVRHSLPNILCIDAADVERIPSMPQMMPRFITEDSRMRRRMYLSDMARKHAEDEHRGTPEEFLASLDMRFTIAEAKEEDLKRAEELTLRTNQLNATGYTYSYDELDGFRRSPDHDLLISSLEDRYGTYGKIGLALVERRPDVWTLKLLLMSCRVMSRGVGTIMLNHVLTKARDAGVRLRAEFVATDRNRMMYVTYKFAGFREVERDGARSILENDLSHIQPLPAYMRVEIEQASEDRQ